Proteins encoded by one window of Arachis hypogaea cultivar Tifrunner chromosome 1, arahy.Tifrunner.gnm2.J5K5, whole genome shotgun sequence:
- the LOC112695400 gene encoding probable boron transporter 2 isoform X1, with product MEETFVPFRGIKNDLKGRILCYKQDWTSGFKAGIRILAPTTYIFFASAIPVISFGEQLERNTDGTLTAVQTLASTALCGIVHAILGGQPLLILGVAEPTVLMYTFLYDFAKDRKDLGQRLFLAWAGWVCVWTALLLFLLAILGACSIINRFTRLAGELFGLLIAMLFMQQAIRGLVEEFGVPHQREGINQIAHESSWLFGNGMFALVLSFGLLFTALRSRKARSWRYGTGCLRGFIADYGVPLMVLMWTAVSYIPANNVPRGIPRRLFSPNPWSPGAYTNWTVIKDMLNVPLIYIIGAFIPATMIAVLYYFDHSVASQLAQQKEFNLRRPSSYHYDLLLLGLLTILCGLIGIPPSNGVIPQSPMHTKSLATLKHQLLRNKLVSSARKSIQKNLNLSQLYRNMQEAYDQMQTPLSHQMPPSLGLKELKESTIQLASSHGYIDAPVDEVVFDVDKDVDDLLPVEVKEQRLSNLLQAMLVVACVAAMPLLKKIPTSVLWGYFAFMAIESLPGNQFWERILYLFTAPSRRYKVLEEQHAANIEIVPFKTVVKFTLFQTAYLLLCFGLTWIPIAGVLFPLLIMLLIPIRQYFLPKFFKGAHLQDLDAAAYEDMPAIPFNFLFEDSNIEATNFNTNGGEILDGIITRSRGEIRITQSPKTLSSTPTPSSDIIPANGNTSKHTQPSSN from the exons ATGGAAGAAACATTTGTTCCCTTTCGCGGGATCAAGAATGATCTCAAAGGAAGAATTCTCTGCTATAAGCAAGATTGGACCAGTGGATTCAAGGCAGGCATCAG GATCCTTGCCCCAACTACATACATATTTTTTGCATCAGCTATTCCTGTTATCTCTTTTGGGGAGCAATTAGAGAGAAATACTg ATGGAACTCTAACTGCAGTGCAGACCCTAGCATCGACTGCGCTATGTGGCATCGTCCATGCAATCCTTGGAGGGCAACCTCTCCTCATTCTAGGTGTAGCTGAGCCAACTGTTCTGATGTATACATTCCTATACGATTTTGCAAAGGATAGAAAAGATTTGGGGCAAAGGCTGTTCCTCGCTTGGGCTGGATG GGTATGTGTTTGGACCGCCTTATTGCTTTTTTTGTTGGCCATCCTTGGTGCATGCTCTATTATTAACAGATTCACACGCCTTGCTGGTGAACTATTCGGTCTGCTGATCGCAATGCTCTTCATGCAGCAGGCCATAAGG GGGCTAGTGGAGGAGTTTGGTGTACCACACCAAAGAGAAGGTATCAATCAGATTGCACACGAATCCTCTTGGCTGTTTGGGAATGGAATGTTCGCCTTGGTTTTGTCATTTGGCCTTCTGTTTACTGCATTAAGAAGCCGTAAAGCTAGATCGTGGCGTTATGGCACAG GTTGCTTGAGGGGATTTATAGCTGATTATGGAGTTCCTCTTATGGTTCTTATGTGGACTGCGGTGTCTTACATACCGGCTAATAATGTTCCAAGGGGAATCCCAAGGCGACTTTTCAGTCCAAATCCATGGTCTCCTGGTGCATACACAAATTGGACTGTAATCAAG GATATGTTGAATGTCCCTCTTATTTATATAATTGGAGCATTTATACCAGCAACTATGATTGCTGTGCTTTACTACTTTGATCACAGTGTTGCATCCCAACTTGCTCAGCAGAAGGAATTTAATTTAAGAAGACCCTCTTCTTATCATTATGATCTTCTTCTCTTAGGCTTATTA ACCATATTGTGTGGACTTATTGGAATCCCTCCTTCCAATGGTGTTATTCCTCAATCTCCAATGCATACGAAAAGCTTAGCCACTCTAAAGCATCAG CTTTTGCGGAACAAACTTGTATCTAGTGCACGAAAAAGTATTCAGAAAAACCTGAACCTGAGTCAATTATACCGAAATATGCAAGAAGCATATGATCAAATGCAAACTCCATTATCCCACCAAATGCCCCCTTCATTG GGGCTAAAGGAGTTGAAGGAATCTACAATTCAACTAGCCTCAAGTCACGGATATATTGATGCCCCTGTAGATGAGGTTGTTTTTGATGTGGACAAAGATGTTGATGACCTTTTGCCTGTTGAAGTTAAAGAACAGCGACTAAGCAATCTGCTACAAGCAATGCTGGTTGTGGCATGTGTCGCAGCCATGCCTCTTTTGAAGAAGATACCAACTTCAGTGCTCTGGGGTTACTTTGCTTTCATGGCAATTGAAAGCTTGCCAGGAAATCAATTTTGGGAGAGAATATTATACCTGTTCACTGCTCCAAGCCGAAGATATAA AGTTCTGGAGGAACAACATGCTGCCAATATTGAGATTGTGCCATTCAAAACTGTCGTCAAGTTTACCTTGTTCCAGACAGCTTACTTGCTTCTCTGCTTTGGTCTAACCTGGATACCAATTGCCGGGGTCCTTTTCCCATTGTTAATCATGCTTCTCATCCCTATAAGGCAATATTTCCTTCCTAAGTTTTTTAAAGGAGCTCATCTTCAAGATTTGGATGCTGCAGCGTACGAGGATATGCCTGCTATTCCTTTCAACTTTTTGTTTGAA GATTCAAATATTGAGGCAACAAATTTCAACACTAATGGTGGGGAAATTCTTGATGGAATTATCACAAGGAGTCGTGGGGAAATTCGCATCACACAAAGCCCAAAAACATTAAGTTCAACTCCAACACCTTCTAGTGATATTATACCTGCTAATGGAAATACCTCAAAGCATACACAGCCCTCAAGTAACTGA
- the LOC112695400 gene encoding probable boron transporter 2 isoform X2 has protein sequence MISKEEFSAISKIGPVDSRQASDGTLTAVQTLASTALCGIVHAILGGQPLLILGVAEPTVLMYTFLYDFAKDRKDLGQRLFLAWAGWVCVWTALLLFLLAILGACSIINRFTRLAGELFGLLIAMLFMQQAIRGLVEEFGVPHQREGINQIAHESSWLFGNGMFALVLSFGLLFTALRSRKARSWRYGTGCLRGFIADYGVPLMVLMWTAVSYIPANNVPRGIPRRLFSPNPWSPGAYTNWTVIKDMLNVPLIYIIGAFIPATMIAVLYYFDHSVASQLAQQKEFNLRRPSSYHYDLLLLGLLTILCGLIGIPPSNGVIPQSPMHTKSLATLKHQLLRNKLVSSARKSIQKNLNLSQLYRNMQEAYDQMQTPLSHQMPPSLGLKELKESTIQLASSHGYIDAPVDEVVFDVDKDVDDLLPVEVKEQRLSNLLQAMLVVACVAAMPLLKKIPTSVLWGYFAFMAIESLPGNQFWERILYLFTAPSRRYKVLEEQHAANIEIVPFKTVVKFTLFQTAYLLLCFGLTWIPIAGVLFPLLIMLLIPIRQYFLPKFFKGAHLQDLDAAAYEDMPAIPFNFLFEDSNIEATNFNTNGGEILDGIITRSRGEIRITQSPKTLSSTPTPSSDIIPANGNTSKHTQPSSN, from the exons ATGATCTCAAAGGAAGAATTCTCTGCTATAAGCAAGATTGGACCAGTGGATTCAAGGCAGGCATCAG ATGGAACTCTAACTGCAGTGCAGACCCTAGCATCGACTGCGCTATGTGGCATCGTCCATGCAATCCTTGGAGGGCAACCTCTCCTCATTCTAGGTGTAGCTGAGCCAACTGTTCTGATGTATACATTCCTATACGATTTTGCAAAGGATAGAAAAGATTTGGGGCAAAGGCTGTTCCTCGCTTGGGCTGGATG GGTATGTGTTTGGACCGCCTTATTGCTTTTTTTGTTGGCCATCCTTGGTGCATGCTCTATTATTAACAGATTCACACGCCTTGCTGGTGAACTATTCGGTCTGCTGATCGCAATGCTCTTCATGCAGCAGGCCATAAGG GGGCTAGTGGAGGAGTTTGGTGTACCACACCAAAGAGAAGGTATCAATCAGATTGCACACGAATCCTCTTGGCTGTTTGGGAATGGAATGTTCGCCTTGGTTTTGTCATTTGGCCTTCTGTTTACTGCATTAAGAAGCCGTAAAGCTAGATCGTGGCGTTATGGCACAG GTTGCTTGAGGGGATTTATAGCTGATTATGGAGTTCCTCTTATGGTTCTTATGTGGACTGCGGTGTCTTACATACCGGCTAATAATGTTCCAAGGGGAATCCCAAGGCGACTTTTCAGTCCAAATCCATGGTCTCCTGGTGCATACACAAATTGGACTGTAATCAAG GATATGTTGAATGTCCCTCTTATTTATATAATTGGAGCATTTATACCAGCAACTATGATTGCTGTGCTTTACTACTTTGATCACAGTGTTGCATCCCAACTTGCTCAGCAGAAGGAATTTAATTTAAGAAGACCCTCTTCTTATCATTATGATCTTCTTCTCTTAGGCTTATTA ACCATATTGTGTGGACTTATTGGAATCCCTCCTTCCAATGGTGTTATTCCTCAATCTCCAATGCATACGAAAAGCTTAGCCACTCTAAAGCATCAG CTTTTGCGGAACAAACTTGTATCTAGTGCACGAAAAAGTATTCAGAAAAACCTGAACCTGAGTCAATTATACCGAAATATGCAAGAAGCATATGATCAAATGCAAACTCCATTATCCCACCAAATGCCCCCTTCATTG GGGCTAAAGGAGTTGAAGGAATCTACAATTCAACTAGCCTCAAGTCACGGATATATTGATGCCCCTGTAGATGAGGTTGTTTTTGATGTGGACAAAGATGTTGATGACCTTTTGCCTGTTGAAGTTAAAGAACAGCGACTAAGCAATCTGCTACAAGCAATGCTGGTTGTGGCATGTGTCGCAGCCATGCCTCTTTTGAAGAAGATACCAACTTCAGTGCTCTGGGGTTACTTTGCTTTCATGGCAATTGAAAGCTTGCCAGGAAATCAATTTTGGGAGAGAATATTATACCTGTTCACTGCTCCAAGCCGAAGATATAA AGTTCTGGAGGAACAACATGCTGCCAATATTGAGATTGTGCCATTCAAAACTGTCGTCAAGTTTACCTTGTTCCAGACAGCTTACTTGCTTCTCTGCTTTGGTCTAACCTGGATACCAATTGCCGGGGTCCTTTTCCCATTGTTAATCATGCTTCTCATCCCTATAAGGCAATATTTCCTTCCTAAGTTTTTTAAAGGAGCTCATCTTCAAGATTTGGATGCTGCAGCGTACGAGGATATGCCTGCTATTCCTTTCAACTTTTTGTTTGAA GATTCAAATATTGAGGCAACAAATTTCAACACTAATGGTGGGGAAATTCTTGATGGAATTATCACAAGGAGTCGTGGGGAAATTCGCATCACACAAAGCCCAAAAACATTAAGTTCAACTCCAACACCTTCTAGTGATATTATACCTGCTAATGGAAATACCTCAAAGCATACACAGCCCTCAAGTAACTGA